GGTACCAACAAAAATAGCAAATAGATAATGGTATAGATTGATAACAGCATTTGGTATTAACATTGTAAAAATACCACCATGTGGAGCCAATAATCCACAGCCAAAATAAGCTGATAGGGCACCTGCTACTGATGAACCAACTATAACTGAAGGTATAATTCTAAATGGATCATTTGCAGCAAAGGGAATTGCTCCTTCAGTTATAAAGCATAAACCCAATATACCAGCTGCTTTTGAAGCAGCAATCTCCTCGTTTGTGAATTTTCTTTTTGATAATTGTACAGCTAAAAACATTCCAAGTGGCGGTGTCATACCAGCAGCCATAGATGCCGCCATAGGCATATATAGCTTTGATGAAAGCAAACCAACTGCAAAGGTGTAAGCACTTTTATTAATTGGTCCTCCCATATCAGAGGCCATCATAGCGCCAATTATTAAGCCTAAAATTATGGCATTTGATGAGGTCATACCTGTTAAAAAAGTAACCAGTTGATCCATAATTATCTTTATTGGATAACCCAAGAGATAAAATAAAACTAATGAAACAAAAAGTGTTGAAAGA
The nucleotide sequence above comes from Deferribacterota bacterium. Encoded proteins:
- a CDS encoding fructose-specific PTS transporter subunit EIIC, which gives rise to IVPVLSGYISYSIAERPGLAPGLIGGFVVDNMGAGFLGGIVSGFLAGYTALFIRRFVKLPTNWEGIKPVLIIPFLSTLFVSLVLFYLLGYPIKIIMDQLVTFLTGMTSSNAIILGLIIGAMMASDMGGPINKSAYTFAVGLLSSKLYMPMAASMAAGMTPPLGMFLAVQLSKRKFTNEEIAASKAAGILGLCFITEGAIPFAANDPFRIIPSVIVGSSVAGALSAYFGCGLLAPHGGIFTMLIPNAVINLYHYLFAIFVGTLVTALITIIVKRPQC